Proteins from one Salaquimonas pukyongi genomic window:
- a CDS encoding DUF1491 family protein: MRLKSSIFVSAILRREQADGAFGAVLRKGSEDAGAIFLVHRISADIATVYAPAPQMFAAESNSADRLFEERLREVEAVEVDGFLDRQISFDPDCWIVEIEKRSPLISIDIADLDGGS; the protein is encoded by the coding sequence ATGCGGTTGAAATCCTCTATTTTCGTTTCCGCAATCCTGCGCCGTGAGCAGGCCGATGGCGCGTTTGGCGCCGTCTTGCGCAAGGGGTCAGAAGATGCCGGCGCCATCTTTCTGGTTCACCGCATCAGCGCGGATATCGCAACTGTCTATGCGCCCGCGCCGCAGATGTTTGCAGCCGAAAGCAACAGCGCCGATCGCCTGTTTGAGGAAAGACTGCGGGAAGTTGAAGCCGTTGAGGTGGACGGGTTCCTTGACCGTCAGATCAGTTTCGATCCCGACTGCTGGATTGTCGAAATCGAAAAACGCTCACCGCTCATATCCATCGACATTGCAGATTTGGATGGCGGTTCCTGA
- a CDS encoding DUF6107 family protein: MADWMTMPRFDVSLSWLPAELPEQILLWMAKATGAVLGSAISIAYVLPRGRREAAVRFLTGVSVGIVFGPVVSTSLVRRLGLEDGLSRFEVALMGAAGASLAAWWALGALQRFFDTRFVRRGK; the protein is encoded by the coding sequence ATGGCAGACTGGATGACGATGCCGCGCTTTGATGTTTCCCTATCATGGCTGCCTGCAGAACTGCCCGAACAGATATTGCTCTGGATGGCGAAGGCGACCGGCGCGGTCCTCGGATCGGCAATTTCCATTGCCTATGTGTTGCCGAGAGGCCGGCGCGAGGCAGCCGTGCGGTTTTTGACGGGCGTTTCCGTTGGCATTGTGTTCGGCCCGGTGGTCAGCACCAGCCTTGTCCGGCGGCTGGGTCTCGAAGACGGCCTTTCACGTTTTGAAGTGGCACTGATGGGTGCTGCAGGTGCCAGCCTCGCCGCCTGGTGGGCACTGGGCGCGCTACAGCGGTTTTTCGACACGCGCTTTGTGCGGCGCGGCAAATAG
- a CDS encoding YcgN family cysteine cluster protein, which yields MTPGEWESLCDGCGRCCLNKLEDWDTGQIYWTNIACTQLDCTTCRCMNYGERFRLVPDCIDLTPKKVRELTWLPPTCAYRLVAEGKDLHDWHPLVSGSSQSVHDAGISVRGRVVSEDGLSVDDYEDHLATWPGEEP from the coding sequence ATGACGCCGGGCGAGTGGGAAAGCCTGTGCGATGGCTGCGGGCGCTGCTGCCTCAACAAGCTGGAGGACTGGGACACCGGCCAAATCTACTGGACGAACATCGCCTGTACCCAGCTCGACTGCACGACCTGCCGCTGCATGAACTATGGTGAGCGCTTTCGCCTGGTGCCCGACTGCATCGATCTGACGCCGAAAAAGGTGCGCGAACTCACATGGCTGCCGCCGACCTGCGCTTATCGGCTGGTCGCCGAGGGCAAGGACCTGCATGATTGGCATCCCCTGGTTTCCGGCAGCTCCCAAAGCGTGCATGACGCCGGCATATCCGTGCGCGGCCGCGTCGTCAGCGAGGACGGGCTGAGCGTTGACGACTATGAAGACCACCTCGCCACCTGGCCGGGGGAGGAGCCCTGA
- a CDS encoding DNA-packaging protein has translation MDSLSPGWREMFHRDWPVFLHDPQRPPEGDWRTWLALGGRGAGKTRTGAEWLTGIVHEDPHYLADSAGRIALIGETFQDVRQVMIEGQSGLLSVQRKDRKPQWMPSRRLLQWHNGAVAQVFSANDPDGLRGNQFGLAWCDELAKWPYLEATWNMLQFCLRLGASPRQLVTTTPRPLRLLKKLVADPNTAVTRSATLDNRHHLASSFLAFVTGEYGGTRLGRQEIEGEIIEQAEGALWRLDAIDALRLKHAPPLMRIVIAVDPPASSSQTSDACGIVAAGKAADGICYVLADATLESARPEEWANAVACLYRRLDADCVVAEVNQGGEMVRSVLMQADASLPVHMVRASRGKWLRAEPVAMLYARGRVRHAGTFRQLEDQMCDFTADGLAGGRSPDRLDALVWALHELVLKNRGEPKIRAT, from the coding sequence ATTGACAGCCTTTCGCCTGGCTGGCGCGAAATGTTTCACCGCGACTGGCCGGTCTTTCTTCATGACCCCCAGCGCCCGCCGGAGGGGGACTGGCGCACCTGGCTGGCTCTTGGCGGTCGCGGGGCGGGCAAGACGCGCACGGGCGCTGAATGGCTGACCGGCATCGTGCATGAAGATCCTCATTATCTGGCCGACAGCGCCGGGCGCATCGCCCTGATCGGTGAAACCTTTCAGGATGTGCGCCAGGTGATGATCGAAGGCCAGTCCGGCCTGCTTTCAGTGCAGCGAAAGGATCGCAAACCGCAATGGATGCCCTCCCGCCGCCTGTTGCAGTGGCACAATGGCGCCGTCGCACAGGTCTTTTCGGCAAACGATCCCGACGGGCTGCGCGGCAACCAGTTCGGTTTGGCCTGGTGCGATGAACTTGCGAAGTGGCCCTATCTTGAAGCCACCTGGAACATGCTGCAGTTCTGCCTGCGGCTGGGCGCTTCGCCCCGGCAACTGGTCACCACCACGCCGCGCCCCCTGCGGCTGTTGAAGAAGCTGGTTGCCGATCCAAATACCGCGGTGACGCGGTCGGCGACGCTGGATAACCGGCACCATCTGGCCAGCAGCTTTCTGGCCTTCGTTACCGGCGAATATGGCGGTACCCGGCTTGGCCGGCAGGAAATAGAAGGTGAAATCATCGAACAGGCGGAAGGGGCGCTATGGCGCCTCGATGCGATCGATGCGCTGCGGCTGAAGCATGCGCCGCCGCTGATGCGCATCGTCATCGCTGTCGATCCGCCGGCGTCTTCGTCGCAGACATCCGATGCTTGCGGCATCGTTGCCGCCGGAAAGGCCGCAGATGGCATTTGCTACGTGCTGGCCGATGCCACCCTTGAAAGCGCCCGCCCGGAAGAATGGGCCAATGCCGTTGCCTGCCTCTATCGCCGCCTTGATGCCGATTGCGTCGTGGCGGAGGTCAACCAGGGCGGCGAGATGGTGCGCAGCGTGCTGATGCAGGCGGACGCGTCCCTGCCGGTGCACATGGTGCGCGCCAGCCGGGGCAAGTGGCTGCGGGCCGAACCCGTTGCCATGCTCTATGCCCGCGGCAGGGTGCGCCATGCCGGCACCTTCCGGCAGCTGGAAGACCAGATGTGTGACTTTACCGCCGACGGACTTGCCGGTGGACGCTCGCCAGACAGGCTCGATGCGCTGGTCTGGGCGCTGCACGAACTGGTGCTGAAAAACCGTGGCGAACCGAAAATCCGCGCCACCTGA
- a CDS encoding HK97 family phage prohead protease has protein sequence MKQDRLLDLREMKRVPADMGSVRLDGTFEGYASIFNEVDLGNDVVAPGAFTASLAQRGPSGIRMLFQHDAAEPIGTWEKVEETPQGLKVRGRLALATQKGREVHELMRASAIDGLSIGFRTIRARQDRTTGARRILEADLWEISVVTFPMQESARVDNVKRVWPGLNQDPALPSIREFERWLVRDAGLSRSDARRVITKGYRNCLNRRDAAGSSPGMPSGDLAAHIRAAASLLHNGARHTNPQGC, from the coding sequence ATGAAACAGGATCGCCTGCTCGATCTGCGGGAGATGAAGCGTGTCCCCGCCGATATGGGAAGCGTGCGCCTTGATGGCACGTTCGAGGGCTATGCCAGCATTTTCAACGAGGTCGATCTCGGCAACGATGTGGTTGCCCCGGGTGCCTTCACCGCTTCGCTTGCGCAGCGCGGGCCTTCCGGCATCCGCATGCTCTTTCAGCACGATGCGGCTGAACCCATCGGCACCTGGGAAAAGGTTGAGGAAACACCCCAGGGTCTGAAGGTGCGTGGCCGCCTTGCCCTGGCAACCCAGAAGGGCAGGGAAGTGCACGAGTTGATGCGCGCGAGTGCCATCGACGGGCTTTCCATCGGTTTTCGTACCATCCGCGCCCGCCAGGACCGCACCACCGGCGCGCGGCGCATTCTTGAAGCCGATCTTTGGGAAATCTCCGTCGTCACCTTTCCCATGCAGGAAAGCGCCCGCGTCGATAACGTCAAACGGGTCTGGCCCGGCCTGAACCAAGACCCGGCCCTTCCCTCCATTCGGGAATTTGAGCGCTGGCTCGTGCGGGATGCCGGGCTTTCGCGCAGCGATGCCAGACGGGTGATCACCAAGGGCTATCGCAACTGCCTCAACCGGCGCGATGCGGCTGGCAGCTCACCGGGCATGCCGTCAGGCGATCTGGCAGCGCACATTCGTGCTGCCGCCTCGCTTCTGCACAACGGCGCCCGCCACACCAACCCACAAGGATGTTGA
- a CDS encoding phage major capsid protein has protein sequence MKAAPEIKAFSRKDEAVAAVPVIAAQPQASPAQDVAEAFDEFMLAFEAFRQANDERLAQVENQVGADPLTTEKMNRINTALDEHKRVMDHLLLKQQRPGAQRSGALTLAGIEHKNAFEGYVRKGNETGLRRFEAKAMSYGSDPDGGFLVPDETAQEIGRRLANISPVRSVASVRTVSSSMYKKPFAVTGPATGWVAETDVRAQTATPSLSELQFPTMELYAMPAATSTLLDDAAVNIDEWLAQEVEIAFAEQESAAFINGDGVNKPKGLLDNPAVDEGAWSWGNLGYVATGADGDFAASDPSDTLVDTIYALKAGYRQNANWMMNRRTQAEIRKLKDADGNYLWQPPAAVGEKAMLMGFPVLEAEDMPDIASDSLPVAFGDFARGYLVVDRAGVRVLRDPYSAKPYVLFYTTKRVGGGVQDFDAIKLVKFGTA, from the coding sequence ATGAAAGCGGCGCCTGAAATCAAGGCCTTCTCGCGCAAGGACGAGGCGGTCGCGGCTGTGCCTGTCATTGCCGCTCAGCCGCAGGCTTCCCCCGCCCAGGACGTTGCCGAAGCCTTTGACGAATTCATGCTTGCCTTCGAAGCATTTCGTCAGGCAAACGACGAGCGGCTGGCTCAGGTCGAAAATCAGGTTGGCGCCGATCCGCTCACCACCGAAAAGATGAACCGCATCAACACCGCGCTTGATGAGCACAAGCGGGTGATGGACCACCTGTTGCTGAAGCAGCAGCGCCCCGGTGCGCAACGCAGCGGTGCACTCACCCTTGCCGGCATCGAGCACAAAAACGCCTTCGAGGGCTATGTCCGCAAGGGCAATGAGACCGGTCTTCGCCGCTTCGAGGCAAAGGCGATGTCTTACGGCTCCGACCCCGATGGCGGATTTCTCGTGCCCGATGAAACCGCGCAGGAAATCGGCCGCCGCCTGGCAAACATCTCCCCGGTCCGCTCCGTTGCTTCCGTGCGCACGGTGTCTTCTTCCATGTACAAGAAGCCCTTCGCGGTCACTGGCCCTGCTACCGGATGGGTCGCCGAAACTGACGTTCGCGCCCAGACGGCAACGCCTTCTCTTTCCGAACTGCAGTTCCCCACCATGGAACTTTATGCCATGCCGGCGGCAACCTCGACCCTGCTGGACGATGCCGCAGTCAACATCGACGAGTGGCTGGCCCAGGAGGTGGAGATCGCCTTTGCCGAACAGGAAAGCGCAGCCTTTATCAATGGCGATGGCGTAAACAAGCCCAAGGGTCTGCTCGACAATCCCGCCGTCGATGAAGGCGCCTGGAGCTGGGGCAATCTCGGCTATGTGGCAACCGGCGCCGATGGCGATTTTGCAGCATCCGATCCTTCCGACACGCTGGTCGATACCATCTATGCGCTGAAGGCCGGCTACCGGCAGAACGCCAACTGGATGATGAATCGCCGCACCCAGGCGGAAATCCGCAAGCTCAAGGATGCCGACGGAAACTATCTGTGGCAGCCACCGGCTGCCGTCGGGGAAAAGGCCATGCTGATGGGCTTCCCCGTGCTTGAGGCTGAAGACATGCCGGACATTGCCAGCGACAGCCTGCCGGTTGCCTTCGGTGACTTTGCCCGTGGCTATCTGGTGGTGGACCGCGCCGGTGTCCGGGTTCTGCGCGACCCGTATTCTGCCAAGCCTTATGTCCTGTTCTACACCACCA
- a CDS encoding transglycosylase domain-containing protein, with product MRNPFEKNGRSKGRNRLLEIDSWIDSAMYRLFSGGSEFWENLVIFFQRFRATGFKRLLVEIADEGLTLGLAGLVVLLALALPAFDETSKNWRDKSDYSVIFLDRNGKEIGRRGVRQTDSGEIDTLPDHFIKAVLATEDRRFFEHYGIDFFGLGRALAENVRANSVVQGGSSITQQLAKNLFLTNERTIERKIKEAFLSLWLETNLEKNDILKLYLDRAYMGGGNFGITAAAEYYFEKSPKDLTLAEAAMLAGLYKAPSKYAPHINLPNARARANEVLTNMVQAGFMTEGQVVAARRKPATPIERNDIEQPGYFLDFAFEEVQDLARGLPDKTFYAKTTIDLDLQRAAEEAINNHLRQFGKEKGVSEAALVSIDRDGAVRAMVGGRDYGESQFNRATNSRRQPGSSFKPFVYATAVEELELNEKSRVVDGRICVSRNGRSWCPSNYSGSFRGRIDLQTAIVKSINTIPVKFYVGADGRRGIGGRKIVDTARRMGVTSELVMSPAMVLGSNGLTVLEMATGYGTFMTGGYKLDRYAIVQLTNLQGEIVYDRRDQTPPRVRVLTERTAGVMNRMMAQIPEWGTARRAALDGIRAAGKTGTTNAYRDAWFVGFTGNYVTAVWMGNDNYRPTRRLTGGNLPAMTWKQYMTFAHQNIELQPIPYIENPLPGRSPEAIAEQNEDGLKPALRPKTLSQEAEDYLRALGRTLRQAKPVLRRDVVAAREQKRDATVLAGRVNGTRGDTTPKVAQ from the coding sequence ATGCGCAATCCGTTCGAGAAAAACGGCCGCAGCAAGGGCCGAAACCGGCTGCTGGAAATCGATTCATGGATCGATTCGGCCATGTACCGCCTGTTTTCGGGCGGTTCGGAGTTCTGGGAGAATCTCGTCATTTTCTTCCAGCGGTTTCGCGCAACCGGTTTCAAACGCCTGCTTGTGGAAATCGCCGATGAGGGGCTGACCCTGGGGCTTGCCGGGCTTGTGGTGCTGCTGGCATTGGCATTGCCGGCCTTTGACGAGACTTCCAAGAACTGGCGGGACAAGAGCGACTATTCGGTGATCTTTCTTGACCGCAACGGCAAGGAAATCGGCCGCCGGGGGGTGCGCCAGACCGATTCTGGAGAAATCGACACCCTGCCCGATCATTTCATCAAGGCGGTGCTGGCGACCGAAGACCGGCGTTTCTTTGAGCATTACGGCATCGATTTCTTCGGTCTTGGCCGGGCGCTGGCGGAAAACGTAAGGGCCAATTCGGTCGTACAGGGCGGCTCGTCGATCACCCAGCAGCTTGCCAAAAACCTGTTCCTCACCAATGAGCGGACGATCGAGCGCAAGATCAAGGAAGCCTTCCTGTCGCTGTGGCTGGAAACCAATCTGGAAAAGAACGACATCCTCAAGCTCTATCTTGACCGTGCCTATATGGGGGGCGGCAATTTCGGCATCACGGCAGCGGCCGAATACTATTTTGAAAAAAGCCCGAAAGACCTGACGCTTGCCGAAGCGGCGATGCTGGCCGGCCTTTACAAGGCGCCGTCGAAATATGCCCCGCACATCAACCTGCCCAATGCCCGCGCCCGCGCCAACGAGGTGCTGACCAACATGGTGCAGGCAGGTTTCATGACCGAGGGCCAGGTGGTGGCGGCACGCCGCAAGCCGGCAACGCCCATAGAGCGCAACGACATCGAACAGCCGGGCTATTTCCTCGATTTCGCCTTCGAGGAAGTACAGGATCTGGCCCGCGGCCTGCCAGACAAAACCTTCTATGCAAAGACCACGATTGACCTTGACCTGCAGCGTGCAGCCGAGGAAGCGATCAACAATCACCTTCGCCAGTTCGGCAAGGAGAAGGGTGTGTCGGAAGCCGCGCTCGTCTCTATCGACCGCGACGGTGCGGTCAGGGCGATGGTTGGCGGGCGCGACTATGGCGAATCCCAGTTTAACCGGGCCACCAATTCGCGCCGGCAGCCCGGCTCCTCCTTCAAGCCTTTCGTCTATGCAACAGCAGTCGAAGAACTTGAACTGAACGAAAAAAGCAGGGTAGTCGACGGGCGCATCTGCGTCAGCCGCAACGGCCGCTCCTGGTGTCCCAGCAATTATTCCGGCAGCTTTCGCGGCCGCATCGATCTTCAGACGGCGATCGTCAAGTCGATCAACACCATACCGGTGAAATTCTATGTTGGCGCCGACGGGCGGCGGGGCATCGGCGGCAGGAAGATCGTGGATACCGCACGGCGCATGGGTGTTACCTCCGAATTGGTGATGTCGCCTGCCATGGTTCTCGGCTCAAACGGGCTGACCGTGCTGGAAATGGCAACCGGCTACGGCACATTCATGACCGGCGGCTACAAGCTCGACCGGTACGCCATCGTGCAGCTGACCAACCTTCAGGGGGAGATTGTTTACGACCGGCGCGACCAGACACCACCAAGGGTGCGTGTCCTGACCGAGCGCACCGCGGGGGTCATGAACCGCATGATGGCGCAAATTCCCGAATGGGGCACCGCCAGAAGGGCTGCACTTGACGGCATAAGGGCGGCGGGCAAGACCGGCACGACCAATGCCTATCGCGATGCGTGGTTCGTCGGCTTCACCGGAAACTACGTCACGGCGGTATGGATGGGAAATGACAACTACCGCCCGACCCGAAGGCTTACCGGCGGCAATCTGCCAGCCATGACCTGGAAACAATACATGACGTTTGCCCATCAAAACATCGAATTGCAGCCGATCCCCTATATCGAAAACCCGTTGCCGGGAAGAAGCCCGGAGGCAATTGCCGAGCAGAACGAGGATGGTTTGAAACCCGCGCTTAGACCAAAAACCCTGTCCCAGGAGGCGGAGGACTATTTAAGGGCGCTGGGGCGCACACTGCGGCAGGCCAAGCCCGTCTTGAGGCGCGATGTTGTCGCGGCGCGCGAACAAAAGCGTGACGCAACAGTGCTTGCCGGCCGGGTGAACGGCACGCGCGGCGATACCACGCCCAAAGTGGCACAGTAG
- a CDS encoding DUF1254 domain-containing protein: MKWRILYLLAMGLVLAGIVHIAVVLMIPKYGTRGAWAFLSGRTEPYRFTPLKPEETGSAISEVDPFFSYGICRFDLEEAGLRLRGPETTSFWSASVFDEDGAVVYSLNNRTAIDNNLDLLILTPLQGLEMRGAQVELFETSVVVEADIENGFVIVRVFQPDDSWSAANRNFLSETNCEKFTIDS; this comes from the coding sequence ATGAAATGGCGCATCCTCTATCTTTTGGCCATGGGCTTGGTGCTTGCGGGTATCGTCCATATCGCGGTCGTTCTGATGATCCCCAAATACGGCACCAGGGGTGCCTGGGCATTTCTTTCCGGAAGAACGGAACCCTATCGCTTCACGCCGCTTAAACCGGAAGAAACCGGTTCTGCCATTTCGGAAGTCGATCCATTCTTTTCCTATGGGATATGCCGTTTCGATCTGGAAGAAGCAGGCTTGCGGCTGCGGGGACCGGAAACCACAAGCTTCTGGTCGGCATCGGTGTTCGATGAGGATGGTGCGGTGGTCTACAGCCTCAACAACCGCACGGCCATCGACAACAATCTCGATCTGCTGATCCTGACCCCGTTACAGGGCCTGGAAATGCGGGGAGCGCAAGTCGAACTGTTCGAGACATCCGTTGTGGTGGAAGCCGACATCGAGAACGGCTTTGTCATTGTGCGCGTCTTTCAGCCGGATGACAGCTGGTCAGCGGCAAACCGCAATTTTCTCAGCGAAACCAATTGCGAAAAATTCACCATTGATTCGTGA
- a CDS encoding phage portal protein codes for MNALTTWLRRPGWLTRRHDDPRLETKQAINPLIALQGLAEASWGEGSYAGLSRDGYLANPVVHRCVRMIAEAAGSMPWLLYEAGEELQTHPLLDLLNRPNPWRPGAAFFDSLYCGLLIAGNAYVQRIDLEGQPRELHLLRADRISLLNGEDGWPETYEYAVNGRKTRFEAGGANAPLLHLSLYNPLDDFEGTSPLRAAHMALEIHNAASRWNKALLDNSARPSGALVYSGAENTNLTDEQFERLKGELEDGYTGANRAGRPMLLEGGLDWKPMGFSPKDMDFMDARNGAARDIALAFGVPPMLLGIPGDNTYSNYQEANRAFWRQTVLPLVLRVAAALQNWLGPAWAEGLRLDVDRDAIEALSADRDALWKRVNEAQFLSDDEKREATGYGRLDDDAAL; via the coding sequence ATGAATGCTCTGACGACCTGGCTTCGCCGGCCCGGCTGGCTGACACGCCGCCATGATGATCCCCGGCTGGAAACCAAGCAGGCGATTAACCCGCTGATCGCGCTGCAGGGCCTTGCCGAGGCAAGCTGGGGCGAAGGCAGCTATGCCGGGCTTTCCCGCGACGGCTATCTCGCCAATCCCGTGGTGCATCGCTGCGTGCGCATGATCGCCGAGGCAGCCGGCTCCATGCCATGGCTGTTGTATGAAGCCGGGGAGGAGTTGCAGACCCATCCGCTGCTCGATCTGCTCAACCGGCCCAATCCCTGGCGTCCCGGCGCTGCGTTTTTCGACAGTCTTTATTGCGGCCTGCTGATCGCCGGCAATGCCTATGTGCAGCGCATCGATCTTGAAGGCCAGCCCCGCGAACTGCACCTGTTGCGCGCTGACCGCATCTCGCTGCTCAACGGGGAAGATGGCTGGCCGGAGACGTATGAATATGCTGTCAACGGGCGCAAGACCCGGTTTGAAGCCGGGGGCGCCAATGCGCCCTTGCTGCACCTGTCGCTATATAATCCGCTCGATGACTTTGAGGGAACCTCGCCCCTGCGGGCAGCCCACATGGCGCTTGAAATTCACAACGCGGCAAGCCGCTGGAACAAGGCTTTGCTCGACAATTCGGCGCGCCCTTCCGGCGCGCTGGTCTATTCGGGCGCTGAAAACACCAACCTGACCGACGAACAATTCGAACGCCTGAAGGGTGAACTGGAAGATGGTTATACGGGCGCCAACAGGGCAGGGCGGCCAATGCTGCTGGAAGGCGGCCTGGACTGGAAGCCGATGGGGTTCAGCCCAAAGGACATGGATTTCATGGATGCCCGCAACGGCGCAGCGCGAGACATAGCGCTGGCCTTTGGCGTGCCGCCCATGTTGCTCGGCATACCGGGCGATAACACCTATTCCAACTATCAGGAGGCAAACCGCGCCTTCTGGCGCCAGACCGTTCTGCCGCTGGTGCTGCGCGTTGCCGCCGCGCTGCAGAACTGGCTGGGCCCCGCCTGGGCAGAGGGTCTTCGGCTCGATGTGGACCGCGACGCCATTGAGGCGCTTTCCGCGGACCGCGACGCCCTGTGGAAGCGGGTCAATGAAGCGCAATTCCTCAGCGACGACGAAAAACGCGAGGCCACGGGGTATGGCAGACTGGATGACGATGCCGCGCTTTGA
- a CDS encoding DUF1214 domain-containing protein: MRLIADTLIVVLIGLVLGGASAWYTINTGLAFGGIRSGPWVSWPFASGASVDPYTMAKTVRNGTIPLGAAEGLAFEAKTDSRGEPLQLACDYSVSGTTPPSKLWTLAAYAASGEQIKPDNGSRSSVHSGRLLRYTDGSFRILISQRPKAGNWLGTAGEGRFRLVLRVYDTPVTSTSGLVTPTMPNIIRGRCET; the protein is encoded by the coding sequence GTGCGGTTGATTGCCGATACGCTCATTGTTGTATTGATCGGTCTTGTACTGGGCGGAGCTTCCGCCTGGTATACGATCAATACAGGACTGGCATTCGGCGGCATCCGCTCCGGGCCGTGGGTTTCCTGGCCGTTTGCCAGCGGCGCATCCGTTGACCCCTACACCATGGCCAAGACGGTCAGGAACGGGACGATCCCTCTTGGTGCAGCCGAAGGGCTTGCTTTCGAGGCAAAAACCGACAGCCGTGGAGAGCCGCTGCAGCTTGCCTGCGACTACAGTGTCTCGGGAACAACACCGCCTTCCAAATTGTGGACCCTTGCAGCCTATGCCGCCTCGGGCGAACAGATCAAACCGGATAACGGAAGCCGCTCCTCGGTCCATTCGGGCCGCCTGCTGCGCTATACAGACGGATCATTCCGCATTCTGATCAGCCAGCGTCCCAAGGCCGGCAACTGGCTTGGAACCGCCGGCGAAGGCCGTTTCCGGCTTGTCCTGCGGGTTTATGACACGCCCGTCACCAGCACTTCGGGCCTTGTGACGCCCACCATGCCCAACATCATCAGGGGAAGGTGCGAAACATGA